One genomic segment of Coraliomargarita parva includes these proteins:
- a CDS encoding S1 family peptidase: protein MHFLIGQEARFRYTTMGSKFLLFSLGILASTSGTSSAQTDPFAPQNGQATSDPFAAQTGISGNPFQEDDPLAPTPDQQSTQTKKSEHVDLLPVEKKRAVVVIEGSRGRGTGFIAKMKGVLFVVTNIHVIKDNTKLKFMTMDGDMLSIDDVYAAKGYDIAILKLSNQNRLNYFNITQDVFSNVSVGTEVLIPGNSLGDGTILQTKGSVVAVGPKLVEHNAPTFAGNSGSPVIKTTDWEVIGVDTLSTRRDLLDWFNQHSKNQKGSQVKSDVRLFGYRIDNINSWERVTFDELERQHQDITRIQTEVLCVLSAVWGTNWHYQRSDTVSRIINRYLEKTSNPSLSVQDVEYQKKLARSALYNHLTTQRKEAVKNSKKAYALMGQDYTNTINFCDQLIEYVGRYYESESSKDPFETR from the coding sequence ATGCACTTTTTAATCGGTCAAGAAGCGAGATTTAGATATACAACGATGGGCAGCAAATTCTTACTTTTTTCATTGGGAATATTAGCCTCCACCTCGGGAACCTCATCTGCACAAACCGATCCATTCGCACCTCAAAACGGTCAGGCAACTTCAGACCCATTCGCGGCGCAAACCGGCATTTCAGGTAATCCATTTCAGGAAGACGACCCGTTAGCCCCAACCCCGGACCAACAATCAACTCAAACTAAGAAAAGTGAGCATGTAGATCTACTTCCCGTCGAGAAGAAGCGCGCCGTCGTTGTGATTGAAGGTTCTAGAGGAAGAGGAACAGGATTTATCGCAAAGATGAAAGGTGTTCTATTCGTCGTAACCAATATCCATGTAATCAAAGACAATACTAAGCTGAAGTTCATGACGATGGACGGCGATATGCTTTCAATAGACGACGTGTATGCTGCCAAAGGCTACGACATTGCGATCTTGAAGTTAAGTAATCAAAATCGCCTGAACTATTTCAACATTACCCAAGATGTCTTTTCGAATGTATCTGTTGGAACTGAGGTTCTGATACCAGGAAATAGTCTTGGCGACGGAACTATACTTCAAACAAAAGGATCAGTCGTCGCAGTGGGACCAAAGCTCGTAGAACATAATGCGCCAACATTCGCAGGCAACAGTGGCAGCCCCGTAATTAAGACGACCGACTGGGAAGTCATTGGGGTAGACACTCTTTCAACTAGACGAGATTTGCTAGATTGGTTCAACCAGCACTCCAAAAATCAAAAAGGGTCTCAAGTAAAAAGTGATGTAAGGCTATTTGGCTATCGCATCGATAATATCAACAGTTGGGAGAGGGTTACATTTGATGAGCTTGAGCGCCAACACCAAGACATCACTCGCATACAAACCGAGGTTCTATGCGTATTATCTGCGGTATGGGGCACCAACTGGCATTATCAGCGGAGCGATACTGTATCACGAATCATCAATCGCTATCTTGAGAAGACCTCAAACCCATCTCTTTCAGTTCAAGACGTAGAGTATCAAAAAAAATTGGCTAGGTCTGCACTCTACAATCATCTGACAACACAAAGGAAAGAGGCTGTAAAGAATAGCAAAAAGGCATATGCCCTAATGGGCCAAGACTACACCAATACAATTAACTTCTGCGACCAATTGATCGAGTACGTAGGTCGCTACTATGAATCAGAAAGTTCGAAAGACCCTTTTGAAACACGTTAA
- a CDS encoding acyloxyacyl hydrolase has translation MRSTLLSLILMTSGAFAATDSQCPFHTAGFRVGTDIEDEISLWSAEVFSEINSPWNWQLTEKLVLDIEFEAAIGIVDGEGQTAVYGSIGPEAKLSYGDFPLILAVSSSPALYSEDSYGKVDIGSNFQFISRIGVDWNINDTWTVGYRYQHTSNADLADPNPGLDMHTLAVAYQF, from the coding sequence ATGCGTTCGACACTACTCTCCCTCATTCTAATGACCTCCGGCGCCTTCGCCGCGACCGACAGCCAGTGCCCCTTCCACACCGCCGGATTCCGCGTCGGGACGGACATCGAGGACGAGATTTCGCTCTGGTCGGCCGAAGTGTTTAGCGAAATCAACAGCCCCTGGAACTGGCAACTGACCGAGAAACTGGTCCTGGACATCGAGTTTGAGGCCGCCATCGGTATTGTGGATGGAGAAGGCCAGACTGCGGTCTACGGTTCTATCGGCCCGGAAGCCAAGTTGAGCTACGGCGACTTCCCCCTCATTTTGGCGGTCAGCTCATCCCCTGCACTTTACTCGGAGGACAGCTACGGCAAGGTCGACATTGGCAGCAACTTCCAGTTCATCAGCCGTATCGGCGTCGACTGGAATATAAACGACACCTGGACTGTCGGCTATCGCTACCAGCATACGTCCAATGCCGACCTGGCTGATCCGAATCCCGGCTTGGACATGCACACGCTGGCAGTGGCCTACCAGTTCTAG
- a CDS encoding 3-deoxy-D-manno-octulosonic acid transferase codes for MIWLYRLLFLPGLILALPYYGLRMWRRGGYSKDFKHRFGYFHPLPKTSSPKKRIWLQAVSVGEVLAVGPLLQHLQRNGDVEIVLTTTTSTGYAEARKRYSGQVLSIGIFPLDFWPFSGNAWKRIRPDAIVLTESELWPEHLHQARKRNVPAFLVNARMSDKSYERYRKLRPLAQWLFGQLEHIYATSNLDQQRLIELGGNETRITCPGSIKCDVEINPRLDATAIAQLRRELGFYNESGMPCFVLLGSSIWPGEERPLLRAQASLIEAGYDCRLLLVPRHAERAAEIVNALEAQDHSWHQRSKGKNPNRPVQIHLADTTGELTVLSQSANLAFIGKSLPPHDGGQTPIEPAGMGLPLIMGPKMTNFKAISRALVHNGVGIQVEDEDSLVQALVALANDSPKRQAMSKAGLDWHQRNRGSSQRIAESIIVDLKGED; via the coding sequence ATGATTTGGCTGTATCGGCTGCTTTTCTTACCCGGATTGATCCTCGCGCTTCCCTACTACGGACTGAGGATGTGGCGGCGTGGCGGCTACAGTAAGGACTTCAAACACCGTTTCGGCTATTTCCATCCGCTCCCAAAGACCTCTTCCCCAAAGAAGCGTATTTGGTTGCAAGCTGTCAGTGTCGGCGAAGTGCTCGCTGTTGGCCCGCTACTCCAACACCTGCAGCGCAACGGGGACGTTGAAATCGTCCTGACCACCACAACCAGCACCGGTTACGCGGAAGCACGCAAACGGTATAGCGGACAGGTGCTCAGCATCGGAATTTTCCCCCTCGATTTCTGGCCTTTCTCCGGCAATGCATGGAAACGCATCCGGCCCGACGCCATCGTGTTGACCGAGAGCGAGCTTTGGCCGGAGCATCTGCACCAAGCTCGCAAGCGCAACGTCCCGGCATTTCTGGTCAATGCCCGGATGTCGGACAAAAGCTACGAGCGCTACCGCAAACTGCGACCTTTGGCCCAGTGGCTCTTCGGTCAACTAGAGCACATCTACGCAACCAGCAACTTGGACCAACAACGCCTCATCGAACTGGGAGGCAACGAGACCCGGATCACATGCCCGGGCAGCATCAAGTGCGATGTCGAGATCAACCCCCGTCTGGATGCGACTGCCATCGCGCAGCTCCGCAGGGAACTGGGCTTCTACAACGAGTCCGGCATGCCCTGCTTCGTACTCCTCGGCTCCTCCATCTGGCCCGGCGAGGAACGCCCGCTACTGCGCGCCCAGGCCAGCCTAATCGAAGCAGGCTACGACTGCAGACTCTTGCTCGTCCCCCGTCATGCCGAGCGTGCCGCCGAGATCGTGAATGCCTTGGAGGCACAGGACCACAGCTGGCACCAACGCTCAAAGGGCAAAAATCCGAATCGCCCGGTACAGATTCATCTGGCCGACACCACAGGTGAGCTCACCGTACTCAGCCAGTCGGCAAACCTCGCCTTCATCGGCAAAAGCCTGCCGCCCCACGACGGCGGCCAGACACCGATTGAACCCGCCGGCATGGGCCTCCCCCTGATCATGGGACCCAAAATGACGAACTTCAAAGCAATCAGCCGGGCACTCGTTCACAATGGCGTCGGCATTCAGGTCGAGGACGAAGACAGCCTCGTACAGGCATTGGTCGCGCTAGCCAACGACTCCCCGAAGCGGCAAGCCATGTCGAAAGCGGGTCTGGACTGGCACCAACGAAACCGGGGCAGCAGCCAACGTATCGCCGAAAGCATCATCGTCGACCTCAAGGGCGAAGACTGA